The Acidobacteriota bacterium genome segment GTGGACTGGCGACCCGTTTCGTGCCGCAAACGTCCTGCGGCGCAGACTCCTAGCCGGCGCCGACGAGCCAGCGGCGGACATCGAGAAGAGCGCGCCGGCCGGGACCGCAGCGATACGGTCGTCGATGCCATACGGCATTTCGCCCGGGTAGAACGTGCGGACGAACGCCTTCCGCCACGCCGCGCGCCAGCGCTTTCTCGAGCCCTCCGCCGTCGAACCGCTAGTCCTGGGAGGATGCCTCCCGTACCGCCCGCCGGGCGATGCTCCGCAGGAGCCCCCTGAACAGAACGACGTGGACCGGGTACAGCGCGTGCCAGTAGCACCGCCCCAGCAGGCCGGCCGCGTCGAAGACGGCGGTCTGGCGGACGGTGGAACCCCCGCCGTCGCGCGGCGCGACGTCGAACTGGAGCCACGCGCGGCCCGGCACCTTCATCTCGGCCGCGAGCCGCAAGCGGGCATCGGGCTCGTACGCCTCCACCCGCCAGCAGTCCAGCACGTCGCGCTCCGCCAGGTGTTCGCGGTCGCGCCGGCCGCGGTGCATGCCGACGCCGCCCAGCAGCAGGTCGACGAGACCACGCAGGCGCCAGATCCAGTCGCCGTAGTACCAGCCGCTGGCGCCTCCGATGCGCCGGATGGGCGCGAACGCGGCATCCGGCGCCATGGGCAGGTCGACCGCGCACGAGTGAATCAGCCGGGTGCTGATGCGCACGCCGCCCCAGCGCAGGGCCGTCCCCGCCGACAACGCATCCTCGGACCACGAGATCGAGGCGAAACCGGCGTCCTCCTCCTCGATGGCCCGCGCAACCGCCTGCCGCAGCCCCGGCGGGCGAACGGGAAACGCCGCCAGGGCGGCAGCGTCGCTCACGACCGTCGCGGTGCGGAGGCCGTCGACGAGCTCGCGGCCCACCCTTGCGTACACCGGCGTGGTCAACCCCAGCCACAGGCTCGACAGGTGCGGCGTCAGCAACGGCACCGGGATCAGCCAGCGCCGGAGTCCGCGCTGCCGGGCGTACTCCTGCATGATCCGGCCGTACGACACCACGTCCGCACCGCCCACCTCGAACACCCGGCTCTCACCGCCGGGCCGGTCGAGCACGGCCACGAGATAGCCCACCAGGTCCGCCAGTGCGATCGGCTGGGTCGGGGTACGGACCCACGACGGGCAGATCATGACCGGGAGCCGCTCGACCAGCGCGCGGATCAACTCGAACGAGAGACTGCCGGCGCCGAGCACGATGCCGCTCCGCAGCTCGATGACCGGGACGCCCGACTCGCGCAGCACCTCGCCGGTCTCATGCCGGCTGCGCAGGTGGCGGGACAGGCCCGACGAGGCGCCGAGTCCGCCCACGTACACGATGCGGCGGACGCCCGCGGTACGCGCGGCGGCCCCGAAGTTGCGCGCCGCGGCGCGGTCCTGCGCCTCGAAGTCCGCCGTGCCCCCCATCGAGTGGACCAGGTAGTAGGCGGTGTCGATCCCGGCGAGGGCGTCCGGCAGCGAGGCCGGGTCCAGACAGTCGCCGCGGACCACGCTGGTGCGCGCTCCTGCCCGACCGGCCAGGGCCTCCGGACGTCGTGTCATGCAGCGGACCGGATACCCGCGCGCCTCGAGCGCCGCAAGCAGGCGGCCGCCGATGCAGCCGGTGGCGCCCGTC includes the following:
- a CDS encoding SDR family oxidoreductase, with product MNVTEPRPKILLTGATGCIGGRLLAALEARGYPVRCMTRRPEALAGRAGARTSVVRGDCLDPASLPDALAGIDTAYYLVHSMGGTADFEAQDRAAARNFGAAARTAGVRRIVYVGGLGASSGLSRHLRSRHETGEVLRESGVPVIELRSGIVLGAGSLSFELIRALVERLPVMICPSWVRTPTQPIALADLVGYLVAVLDRPGGESRVFEVGGADVVSYGRIMQEYARQRGLRRWLIPVPLLTPHLSSLWLGLTTPVYARVGRELVDGLRTATVVSDAAALAAFPVRPPGLRQAVARAIEEEDAGFASISWSEDALSAGTALRWGGVRISTRLIHSCAVDLPMAPDAAFAPIRRIGGASGWYYGDWIWRLRGLVDLLLGGVGMHRGRRDREHLAERDVLDCWRVEAYEPDARLRLAAEMKVPGRAWLQFDVAPRDGGGSTVRQTAVFDAAGLLGRCYWHALYPVHVVLFRGLLRSIARRAVREASSQD